The following coding sequences lie in one Pontibacter sp. G13 genomic window:
- a CDS encoding VPS10 domain-containing protein, whose translation MTSVKQTLLILLAIVFAGNLHAQYGGGAGTDTDPYLIITTNDLVTLSTTQSDWQGKHFRLMQDLDMSGIAYTPIGKDGALFTGVFDGNGHTISNLTVTQQPTSSGTAMFGKSRGDVLNLGLIDVNIVTTGVSRVAGIIGHMDGGTLSRCYVQGGTIDVGTFGWAGSLVGVMWNTTIDTAYIIDCYATASVTANWGSAGAIGAIRGQHTIDRVAFYGSISNNVAIAQVQDDDPGAGKNGLPPTHAFYAASIGANDEYGDSLSTAQLLDPNSYTTFDFANTWMIDSTLGYAVFASYPSVELTYFDLLRVQRSASVDTIVWKNFGPGLSGYCEEFWCHPTDTNVMFMGPDMHSAFGTWDNGQTWETLKDWDGTGVRRRRIHDIVFSRTNPDFGLMLEREGEIFETQDRGRTWTVVADLGNAHTKMAIHPTNDSIWFVGAGDFWNVKANHRSLAEPAGIMQDRADYGYVWKTVDHGATWTQVADSLDPTLDVGRIIFNPNQPDSMIMATGQGMYISADGGETWTSSATGLPNDLPRDLTSYYDAQTGEFILYAIEQSVYTPNGTSIDTDGGVFKSTDGGMTWTSITGNLGIDLQTITNATVRGRFHRAVSYWLGVDQTVSEGTYTDFPSQTLPVFNRIVVNPLNKDEIYISHNKKHDYGFGPGDVWKTEDGGQTWVATARNGAYWISEEDKSYWDGRTNPTGANIDFAHLQRYMDEGSEGSGTRSLAINAAGEVYTGIDQQTLKSSNGGQSWAQIDDIEIAPGSETWLSRGGSALPGRFMLLETGVEGRKLFCSGEHGLWENASVQTYPDIEAVPVRQLEGQIHPGGAHSISTVAVHPTDPQTIYMLMWRQEHRGKLRRSTDGGQTWENIATIFEGSNNSWENLVAQSSLLIDPNEPDNMYFTAIRKPISEVTTNTDESILTLGEFGVYKSTDGGFTWAPKKTGLPAEGSVRRLTMHPQNHDTLYASLNKFGANDTFGLYMSADKGENWSPMALPMEIEGVNNLFIDRNTGYYFLSAGFRSGAYGTGGVYRSMDQGATWERIFNAPYVWQTEVSPADSNLILVTVAAQIPSIAHDFLNPGLYLSRDGGQTWDKINQGLAHSDRIVDAKPDPVDTGILWAAGWGSGWYKAIIGPTMTVAPTVDIETPEENLVWVYPNPVSNGTLRVEGMPDRTLYTIIDIQGRVVATGNTGIGAIDVSRLSPGLHILQLKEQDSIVNIKFMVAR comes from the coding sequence ATGACTTCTGTAAAACAGACGCTGCTCATCTTGCTGGCGATCGTGTTTGCGGGTAATCTGCACGCCCAGTATGGCGGAGGAGCAGGTACCGACACTGATCCCTATCTCATTATCACTACAAACGACTTGGTAACCCTCTCCACCACCCAAAGTGACTGGCAAGGGAAACACTTCAGACTCATGCAAGACCTCGACATGTCGGGGATTGCCTACACTCCCATCGGAAAAGACGGTGCGCTTTTTACAGGAGTATTCGATGGAAATGGCCACACGATTTCCAACCTCACCGTCACCCAACAACCGACTTCCAGCGGTACCGCCATGTTTGGTAAATCTCGGGGGGACGTTCTCAACCTCGGATTGATAGACGTCAACATTGTCACCACAGGCGTATCGCGTGTTGCGGGTATCATCGGCCACATGGATGGCGGAACCCTCTCCCGCTGCTACGTTCAGGGAGGCACGATCGATGTCGGTACGTTTGGCTGGGCTGGGAGCTTGGTGGGCGTCATGTGGAATACCACCATCGACACCGCCTACATCATAGATTGCTATGCGACAGCATCTGTCACGGCCAACTGGGGATCTGCCGGAGCCATCGGAGCAATCCGAGGTCAGCACACCATTGACCGAGTGGCATTCTATGGAAGCATTTCCAACAATGTGGCGATCGCACAGGTGCAGGACGATGATCCCGGAGCAGGCAAAAATGGCCTTCCTCCGACCCATGCATTCTATGCTGCCTCTATCGGTGCCAATGACGAGTATGGCGATTCACTCAGCACTGCTCAATTGCTCGATCCGAACAGCTATACCACCTTTGATTTTGCCAACACTTGGATGATCGATTCCACCTTGGGATATGCGGTATTCGCTTCATATCCATCGGTAGAATTGACTTACTTCGACTTGTTGCGCGTTCAGCGTTCGGCCTCAGTGGACACCATCGTCTGGAAGAACTTCGGCCCGGGTCTCTCTGGATACTGTGAAGAATTCTGGTGCCATCCGACCGACACCAATGTCATGTTCATGGGACCTGATATGCACTCGGCATTTGGTACTTGGGACAATGGCCAGACTTGGGAAACCTTGAAAGACTGGGACGGAACCGGGGTAAGACGCCGCCGAATCCACGACATCGTATTCTCCCGCACCAATCCTGACTTTGGTTTGATGCTAGAGCGCGAAGGCGAAATCTTCGAAACACAAGACCGTGGCCGCACTTGGACAGTCGTCGCTGACCTTGGCAATGCCCACACCAAAATGGCCATTCACCCAACCAACGACAGCATCTGGTTCGTCGGAGCGGGTGATTTCTGGAACGTCAAAGCCAATCACCGCAGCTTGGCCGAACCTGCAGGCATCATGCAGGACCGCGCTGATTATGGATATGTCTGGAAGACGGTAGACCACGGTGCTACTTGGACGCAGGTTGCCGACAGCTTGGACCCAACGTTGGATGTAGGGCGTATCATCTTCAATCCCAACCAGCCTGACAGCATGATCATGGCTACTGGCCAAGGTATGTACATCAGTGCAGACGGGGGAGAAACTTGGACTTCCAGCGCCACGGGATTGCCAAACGATCTGCCACGGGATTTGACCTCATACTACGATGCGCAGACAGGTGAATTTATCCTCTATGCCATCGAGCAATCTGTCTACACGCCGAATGGAACTTCCATCGACACGGACGGTGGGGTATTCAAGAGTACCGATGGCGGTATGACTTGGACCAGCATCACCGGAAACTTGGGCATCGATCTCCAGACCATTACGAATGCAACCGTTCGGGGGCGTTTCCACCGAGCAGTATCTTACTGGTTGGGCGTTGATCAGACAGTTTCTGAAGGCACATACACCGATTTTCCTTCGCAGACTCTTCCGGTATTCAACCGCATCGTCGTCAACCCTCTCAACAAGGACGAGATTTACATTTCCCACAACAAGAAGCACGACTATGGCTTTGGCCCTGGCGATGTGTGGAAGACTGAAGATGGTGGCCAGACTTGGGTTGCCACTGCACGAAATGGCGCATACTGGATCTCGGAAGAAGACAAATCCTACTGGGATGGCAGAACCAATCCTACCGGTGCCAACATCGACTTTGCACATTTGCAGCGATATATGGATGAAGGTTCCGAAGGATCGGGTACACGCTCATTGGCTATCAACGCAGCTGGAGAAGTGTACACCGGAATCGATCAGCAAACGCTGAAAAGTTCCAACGGTGGTCAATCTTGGGCCCAGATCGATGACATCGAAATCGCTCCCGGTAGCGAAACGTGGTTGAGCCGTGGGGGAAGCGCCCTTCCGGGACGATTCATGTTGCTGGAAACTGGGGTAGAAGGCCGCAAGCTTTTCTGTAGCGGAGAGCATGGATTGTGGGAAAATGCCAGTGTCCAAACGTATCCGGACATCGAGGCGGTTCCTGTACGTCAATTGGAAGGCCAAATCCATCCGGGGGGAGCACACTCCATCTCCACCGTGGCTGTACACCCGACTGACCCACAGACCATCTACATGCTGATGTGGCGTCAAGAGCACCGCGGGAAATTGAGAAGATCGACTGACGGTGGCCAAACGTGGGAAAACATCGCGACCATCTTCGAAGGTTCCAACAACTCTTGGGAGAACCTGGTCGCTCAATCCTCCCTGTTGATCGATCCGAATGAACCGGACAACATGTACTTCACCGCGATCAGAAAGCCGATTTCTGAGGTGACGACCAACACGGACGAAAGCATCTTGACACTGGGTGAGTTCGGCGTTTACAAGTCTACCGATGGTGGATTCACTTGGGCTCCGAAGAAAACCGGATTGCCAGCTGAAGGGAGCGTGAGACGTCTTACCATGCACCCACAAAACCACGACACCCTGTATGCTTCCCTGAACAAGTTCGGAGCAAATGACACTTTTGGTCTCTACATGTCTGCGGACAAAGGGGAAAACTGGTCTCCGATGGCACTTCCTATGGAGATCGAAGGAGTGAACAATCTCTTCATCGACCGCAACACTGGATACTACTTCCTGTCTGCCGGATTCCGCTCTGGCGCTTACGGAACGGGGGGTGTATACCGCAGTATGGATCAAGGAGCAACATGGGAGCGGATTTTCAATGCGCCTTATGTTTGGCAGACGGAGGTTTCTCCTGCGGATTCCAACCTGATCTTGGTCACGGTAGCTGCACAGATTCCATCCATCGCACATGATTTCCTCAACCCCGGATTGTACCTCTCCAGAGATGGAGGACAGACTTGGGACAAAATCAACCAAGGGCTTGCACACTCCGACCGTATCGTCGACGCCAAGCCTGACCCGGTTGACACTGGCATCCTCTGGGCTGCTGGCTGGGGAAGTGGCTGGTACAAGGCCATCATCGGCCCTACCATGACTGTAGCACCGACCGTAGACATCGAGACTCCCGAGGAAAACCTCGTATGGGTATATCCAAACCCTGTTTCCAATGGTACGCTGCGTGTTGAAGGCATGCCTGACCGCACACTTTACACCATCATAGATATCCAAGGACGGGTAGTCGCAACCGGCAACACCGGAATCGGCGCGATCGATGTATCTCGACTGAGCCCAGGATTGCACATTCTGCAATTGAAGGAGCAAGACAGCATCGTGAATATCAAATTCATGGTAGCCCGATAA